One window of bacterium genomic DNA carries:
- a CDS encoding CTP synthase, with protein MKGAKYIFVTGGVVSSLGKGIASASIGVLLQKRGLKVNIQKMDPYINVDPGTMNPFQHGEVFVLDDGAETDLDLGHYERFTGQSLTRDNNVTAGQVYQSVINRERKGDYLGATVQVIPHITNEIKSRIRKLARRDETFDVVITEFGGTVGDIESLPFLEAARQIALEEGPGNTLFVHLTLVPYIETAGEIKTKPTQHSVRDLREIGIQPQVLLCRTSKPLSDAIREKIGLFCSIPSKNVIESIDVDTIYEVPLLYHEQGLDNYIVDYLGLDAPDPDLSEWEEIVRKIKRPDKHIRIGICGKYVHLKDAYKSIIESFIHAGAENNVKVDLVWIASEDIKLNGAEQYLKGIDGLLIPGGFGERGVEGKIESIHYVRERNIPFFGICLGMQCAVIEFARNVAGLADAHSYEFYRDLKHPVIHLMADQHEVTEMGGTMRLGAFPCVLDENSKSYEAYQERNISERHRHRYEFYNYYRDQLTSRGLKLSGLSPDSKLVEIVEIPSHRWFVGVQFHPELKSRLGKAHPLFREFVRAASEYHDNPAQPELDLESEPVVKSELLDELNLRQ; from the coding sequence GTGAAAGGCGCCAAATACATATTCGTCACCGGAGGTGTGGTCTCGTCCCTCGGCAAAGGGATAGCATCCGCCTCGATCGGTGTTCTACTACAGAAACGGGGACTTAAAGTTAATATCCAGAAAATGGACCCATACATTAACGTCGATCCCGGTACCATGAATCCGTTCCAGCATGGTGAGGTCTTCGTACTTGACGATGGCGCCGAAACCGATCTCGATCTCGGTCATTACGAACGCTTCACCGGACAATCACTCACCCGCGATAACAACGTCACTGCCGGTCAGGTCTATCAGTCGGTAATCAACCGCGAGCGCAAAGGCGACTATCTTGGCGCTACCGTTCAGGTCATCCCTCATATCACCAACGAAATCAAATCGCGCATTCGCAAATTGGCCCGTCGCGACGAGACCTTCGATGTCGTAATCACCGAATTCGGCGGTACCGTTGGTGATATTGAGTCGTTGCCGTTTCTCGAAGCCGCCCGCCAGATCGCTCTTGAAGAAGGCCCCGGCAACACACTCTTCGTGCATCTGACTCTCGTTCCTTACATTGAAACTGCCGGCGAAATCAAAACCAAACCGACTCAGCACTCGGTTCGCGATTTGCGTGAAATCGGAATCCAGCCGCAAGTATTGCTTTGCCGAACTTCTAAACCACTCTCTGACGCTATTCGCGAAAAGATCGGACTTTTCTGCAGTATCCCGTCAAAGAATGTCATTGAATCAATCGATGTCGATACCATCTATGAAGTTCCGCTGCTCTATCACGAGCAAGGGCTCGACAACTATATCGTCGACTACCTCGGACTCGATGCTCCCGACCCGGACCTTTCCGAGTGGGAAGAAATCGTTCGTAAGATCAAACGCCCCGACAAGCATATCCGAATCGGCATTTGCGGTAAGTATGTGCATCTCAAAGATGCTTACAAATCGATCATTGAATCGTTTATTCACGCCGGCGCTGAAAACAATGTCAAAGTTGATCTCGTCTGGATTGCTTCCGAGGACATCAAACTCAACGGCGCTGAACAATATCTCAAAGGCATCGACGGCCTGCTGATTCCCGGTGGATTTGGCGAGCGCGGTGTCGAAGGCAAAATCGAATCGATCCACTACGTGCGCGAACGCAATATTCCGTTCTTCGGAATCTGTCTCGGTATGCAATGTGCCGTCATTGAATTTGCTCGCAACGTAGCCGGTTTGGCTGATGCCCACTCGTACGAATTCTATCGCGATCTCAAGCATCCGGTGATTCATCTCATGGCCGATCAGCACGAAGTCACCGAAATGGGCGGAACGATGCGCCTTGGCGCGTTCCCCTGCGTTCTCGATGAAAACAGCAAATCGTATGAAGCCTATCAGGAACGCAATATCTCCGAGCGCCACCGCCACCGTTACGAATTCTACAACTACTACCGCGATCAACTAACATCGCGCGGATTAAAACTTTCCGGACTATCACCGGACAGCAAGCTCGTTGAAATCGTCGAAATCCCCAGCCACCGCTGGTTTGTTGGCGTGCAATTCCATCCGGAATTGAAAAGCCGCCTCGGCAAAGCGCATCCGCTGTTCCGCGAGTTCGTGCGTGCTGCTTCAGAATATCACGACAATCCGGCGCAGCCCGAGCTCGATCTGGAGAGCGAACCGGTCGTCAAATCTGAACTGCTCGACGAACTGAATCTGCGTCAATGA
- the kdsB gene encoding 3-deoxy-manno-octulosonate cytidylyltransferase gives MKIVGVIPARLASSRFPRKALALIAGRPMILHVWERVRAFSRFERLIVATDDESISQLIIQNGGEVVLSNEPFKNGSERCASAVADIDCDVCIDIQGDEISITPEQLERTVQVLENNPDLHVATAAFPVLQSEDLSDPNLVKVAVDALGHAIEFSRKPITVAGQKITNYGHAGIYVYRKDFLIEYARLPQTSREIAESLEQLRILEHGHKIGVAIINKPLLSVNTPEDLALANRLFSQEGGVI, from the coding sequence TTGAAGATAGTCGGAGTAATCCCGGCCCGGTTAGCCTCAAGCAGGTTTCCTCGGAAGGCACTGGCATTAATTGCAGGTCGTCCTATGATACTCCATGTCTGGGAACGAGTTAGAGCCTTCAGCCGCTTCGAGCGTTTGATCGTTGCCACCGACGACGAATCGATCAGCCAACTTATCATTCAAAACGGCGGCGAGGTTGTTCTCTCCAATGAGCCCTTCAAGAATGGCTCTGAGCGCTGTGCATCTGCAGTAGCAGATATCGACTGCGATGTCTGCATCGACATTCAGGGTGATGAGATATCGATTACGCCTGAGCAACTTGAACGGACAGTCCAAGTACTTGAAAACAATCCGGATCTCCATGTCGCCACAGCGGCATTTCCGGTCTTACAAAGCGAAGATCTCAGCGATCCCAATCTGGTCAAAGTTGCTGTAGATGCGTTGGGTCACGCAATTGAGTTCTCTCGTAAGCCGATAACTGTAGCAGGGCAGAAGATTACCAATTACGGTCATGCTGGAATTTACGTATATCGTAAGGACTTCCTGATCGAATATGCCCGTTTACCCCAGACTTCGCGTGAAATTGCCGAGTCCTTGGAACAGTTGCGAATTTTAGAGCATGGCCACAAAATCGGCGTGGCTATCATCAACAAGCCGTTATTATCTGTCAATACGCCGGAAGACCTGGCTTTAGCAAATAGATTGTTTTCGCAAGAGGGAGGAGTGATTTAG